The Kribbella amoyensis genomic sequence CGGATGTACCACAGGCAGGTCAGCAGTAGGCCGTTGTCGAGCCCGCTCACCAGGTCGTCGACGGACCCGGTCGCGCCCTCCACCGAGACCACGTAGTTGTCGATGGCCGGCGTCACCGCGGTCGCGCCGCTCAGCTCGGCGGTGAACCGGCTGGTCATCAGGTGCTCGAGCTTGCCGGCGCGGATCCAGTCGGTCCCGGACAGCGGCAGCCCGTTGTCGAACACGCTGGCCGATCCGCCGGACGACCGCGCGACCGCGAACGGGAACGTCTCCAGGCCCGTGACGTGCGGGTCGGACCGCAGGCCGACCGGGCGGGTCGACAGCACCTCGCCGACGCGGGTGCCGCCACCCGGCTTCGAGAACACGCTGCGTCCTTCGTGCGCGTCGCGGCCGTCGAGGGTCCAGTACAGGTACGTCATCAAGTCGGCCACGGCCGCCGGCGGAAGGATCGTCGGGTGCCGGCCGGCCTCGACCGAGACGGTCCGGCTCGCCCAGCCGAGGCGCCGGGTGAGCTCGGCGTCGAGCCCGAGCGGGTCGATGTCGGTGAAGTCGCGCGTCGCCGCGCCGACCCACGCGGACTGGCTCTTGTCCGCCGTCTTGCCGGTCTCGCTGACGTGACCGCGTGGCAGGGTGTGCCGCAGTCGCAGCCCGGCCGAGGACCCGACGTACAGGGTGACCACCTCGTGGTCGGCGAAACCGTACAGCCAGCGGTTCTCCTTGGTTGCCCGCTGCAACGTCTCGCCGAGGGCGGGGGCGAAGTCGGCGTACACGGTCACCGAGGTCTCGTCGGGCTCCTCGGCCCAGTCGGCGCCGACCAGGCCGTCGACCAGCGGGCGGGCGTCCTCGGCCGGGCCGGACGCGCGGGCGGCGGCGACCGCGGACGCGACGATCTCGCGCAGGGTCGCGTCGGTCACCGAGGACCGGCTGACCACGCCCGCGGCCGTTCCCTCACCGGCGCCGACCGTCGC encodes the following:
- a CDS encoding metallopeptidase TldD-related protein, translated to MTAIQLTPQDTVERALDLAATEGADGCVVLVAETSSANLRWANNTLTTNGAMRGSDVTVIATVGAGEGTAAGVVSRSSVTDATLREIVASAVAAARASGPAEDARPLVDGLVGADWAEEPDETSVTVYADFAPALGETLQRATKENRWLYGFADHEVVTLYVGSSAGLRLRHTLPRGHVSETGKTADKSQSAWVGAATRDFTDIDPLGLDAELTRRLGWASRTVSVEAGRHPTILPPAAVADLMTYLYWTLDGRDAHEGRSVFSKPGGGTRVGEVLSTRPVGLRSDPHVTGLETFPFAVARSSGGSASVFDNGLPLSGTDWIRAGKLEHLMTSRFTAELSGATAVTPAIDNYVVSVEGATGSVDDLVSGLDNGLLLTCLWYIRTVDPQTLLLTGLTRDGVYLVENGEVVGAVNNFRFNESPVDLLGRFTAAGATVPSFSREWGDYFSRTATPPLLVPDFNMSTVSQAS